A DNA window from Hydra vulgaris chromosome 13, alternate assembly HydraT2T_AEP contains the following coding sequences:
- the LOC136089554 gene encoding uncharacterized protein LOC136089554 encodes MRAKIEEKDIYAALVLKEEGYSIRQIAEKLERSHSCIINIIQRYKETRSINDRHRTGRNIISNNRDVRSLVRLMKESRQASSTDLFTKWTLSNGLKASPRTVRRVLHNLSYLWRAAAKKPRLNEKQKIAKKEWCKLHKNWSTDQ; translated from the coding sequence atgcGTGCAAAGATCGAAGAAAAAGACATATACGCGGCTCTTGTATTAAAAGAAGAAGGCTATAGCATCAGACAAATAGCAGAAAAGCTCGAAAGGTCTCACTCTTGCATTATTAACATAATTCAACGATACAAAGAGACCCGGTCAATTAATGATCGTCATAGGACTggacgcaatataatttcaaataacCGTGATGTTCGCTCGTTAGTGAGATTAATGAAAGAAAGCAGACAAGCATCATCTACAGACTTGTTTACGAAATGGACACTGTCAAATGGTCTGAAAGCAAGCCCTAGAACTGTGCGAAGGGTCCTCCacaatttaagttatttatggCGTGCTGCTGCAAAAAAACCACgcttaaatgaaaaacaaaaaattgccaaGAAAGAGTGGTGcaaactacataaaaattgGTCAACAGATCAGTGA